In Macaca fascicularis isolate 582-1 chromosome X, T2T-MFA8v1.1, one DNA window encodes the following:
- the LOC102125619 gene encoding mitochondrial import receptor subunit TOM22 homolog: MAAAVAAAGAGEPQSPDELLPKGDAEKPEEELEEDDDEELDETLSERLWGPTEMFPERVRSAAGATFDLSLFVAQKMYRFSRAALCIGTTSFMILVLSVVFETKKLQMEQQQQLQQRQILLGPNTGLSGGMPGALPSLPGKI, from the coding sequence ATGGCTGCCGCCGTTGCTGCTGCTGGTGCCGGGGAACCCCAGTCCCCGGACGAATTGCTCCCGAAAGGCGACGCGGAGAAGCctgaggaggagctggaggaggacgACGATGAGGAGCTAGATGAGACCCTGTCGGAGAGACTATGGGGCCCGACGGAGATGTTTCCGGAGAGGGTCCGGTCCGCCGCCGGAGCCACTTTTGATCTTTCCCTCTTTGTGGCTCAAAAAATGTACAGGTTTTCCAGGGCAGCCTTGTGCATTGGGACCACTTCCTTTATGATCCTGGTTCTTTCCGTTGTTTTTGAGACCAAGAAGTTGCAAATGGAGCAACAGCAGCAACTGCAGCAGCGGCAGATACTTCTAGGGCCTAACACAGGGCTCTCAGGAGGAATGCCAGGGGCTCTACCCTCACTTCCTGGAAAGATCTAG